ataaaatatattttcacttaattaagaaagacaaacgcTAAGGTGGACTTTTAATGTAATGGTTGTAATGCACTTTTATTTGGTTTCATTTAGAGCTTGCGTATCACGTCTACGTTAAACGTAAACAGGTtactcctgccaatattcatacagaagcCGCATGGTCTTTattaaataattgagaagaCACTTCTTAAAGTGTCACTGTCAGTTTAAGAAAAAGTTTCGTAAAAAAACGTCTGAAGTGTACGTAtcattctctcttctctttttgtctgACCAAACGGgttgcatgtcaggtcaaacgtTTTCCGTGGCCTGACATAATTATTacaggcttataggaaaaaattatttgcaggcttccTTTTTGAACTGGTCCTGTTTTGCCAAAGTGACTTGAGGAATCAGTCAACAGAATTATCATATTTTAACCAAAATGATCACCGCTAATCTTTTAGTTACATCAAGATAGCTGCCATGACATCACAAAACTACGTCCATTTGTGGCTGAAAAAGTTTCTTCTAATTTAAGATTACCTTTATCACAGTTAAAATGTAGTTTATTGTGGTACTTGATTTAGTCTCATATGTTATTGTATTTAGGGAAGCTCTATGCAAACGAATACCATCTGGATTTCTCATTCATCTTTATCTATaccatgcatgtaatgtaatgAGTTAAACTCAGTGAAATAACTATGTGACAGTCAAACAGATAGAGAGCCGTCATCatgtatttctttgtttttacataTCTGGAAATTTTTATGTATGGACATATTCCAAGCTGCATTTTCTTCTGTTTCAGTGTAACTACTCTTGTGTTTGCATTTGTCCTACAGACCTGTAGGTTTTTATTTGCATTTGTGTCAGCTGAGTGTATGCAAATTTTTATGAATTGTGTTTCAGTTTGATTATCGTTTATTTAGCAACGCTGTGTAGTTTCAATGACCACTGAAGACTGTATGGAAAAAATTATCACTTTTGCTAAAAGCAGTCACTCCTGCAACCTTCAGATTGTTAATTAAGTTATTCTATCATTGAGCAATCTGAAACTTAAGATGTCAGGTCCACTAAACTAGATTCAGGAAAAAAGAACtcttttgttcatttttctgttatcatcattattattttttttcagtattgCTGTTAAAGAAAGTTGAAGAGGGAGAATTTGAAAATGTGTTGAAAATCACTGACTTTGGACTTGCACGGGAGATCGTGACTACAACGCGAATGAGTGCGGCTGGCACTTATGCGTGGATGGCCCCAGAGGTTATTAGAACAAATACCTTTTCCAAAGCCAGTGATGTTTGGAGGTAAATGTGGTTAATTTCTGCTTCTCTTGTATATCTTGAAGTAGGTGCCAAGTCAAAATATAAGGCTGCAGCTAGTGCACTTTCCAGCCACATTTGTGCTGGGAAGTTTTAATGAATCTCTAAATTTCATGTTTGCACATCATATATGGAGACTAATTAtaatataaataaatttttgtatatataaacaatagccttcacttggcgcgaaaatatgcttggatatttatccgcggacattatctgttccgagaagcgaacagttttccgagagtgAAGCTccaggaaaactgtgagcttcgatgaacagataatgtccaaggacaaatatccgagcatattttcacagccaaattgaggctattgtgtttattatccatcggttttaaatataggggaatatccttggatattctcCAGTTTTAGCtagggaatattcgcccacgtggcgcgtttagaccaatcgcgtgTGAGCGAAAATActtgatggattataataatttatatatgCCAAACCATGGcttctttgttttgaaattgttttcCATCCACCACTCAAGTTTATAAATATATGTTGTAGTTTAAATTTAgccttggtttaaagttttttgcattgttttcaattttatttgccattgttccataTTATGGTAATGAtgcacaagaaaagaaaataaaaattgaaccagttttaaaaattttgcaccaaaactaaatttaaaccacaacataaagTACATGAATTTATTTTAGTGTATATATGTTATAAATTTATAtatctatttgttaatttacTGTATATATTAATAAGTTTATATATATTcaaaatatagataggacccagtgtgcgctctgattggtcgaaaatccatgttttatcagagtataaaacatagaaaaagcaaaagtgtgttttattgttttttgcgtgaaactctatattttaaagcaaatgaagaagcctaagccgctgtgatacacggcttaggcttctttatttgttaaatattaatttaTATCTGCTACACCGTGTCTATTTATTCTGAAATAGttttccattcatttttcaaatttgttcGATGACTGTTCTTTGCTTTGTTCAGTTTTGGTGTGGTGCTGTGGGAGTTGCTCACTGGTCAAGTGCCTTACAGAGATGTGGAACCTCTCGCTGTAGCTTATGGTGTCGCCATGAACAGTTTAACGCTCCCAATTCCTAGCACTTGTCCAGATTTCTTCTCGGGATTGATGAAAGGTGTGGCAAATTTTCATGATAGAAATGAAATTTTAGTTAAAGCATGCCTGTATGTTTGGACAAAAGGACTAATGACCTAGCATTCTTAGTTCAGTCCTTTCTTCTCAAGTGGAAATTCATGTTGCTTTGTAGTTTTAAAAAACCAGGTCagattttgaaagttttttcgGAGAGACAGCATTAGATGATTGTGGACATATAGGGTATCAATATTGAGAATGCCTTTCAttttctccttttgttttgtttgtctttgaatTCAATTATTGATGGTATTATTGTGGACAATGTTGTACacacaataggccttttgcaactagcgatcacgaggtacaaaatccgccatgctggagggctcattattattcccacactgggacattaaaacaaaatgagctgaaccagtgaagcttgacttgcttttgttttgatgtcccagtgcgggaataataacgagtttgccctccagcatggcggattttgtaccacgtgatcgttagctgcaaaaggcctattttatCAGTGGAGTGAGTTTTCAACAAAGTGAACTGAAGGATCTGTGCTTTAGCCAGCAGTAACACTTTCCCTAGTACCAAGAAGTAGtagatttttattttagctAATGTGGGATAATTTTGCCTGTTGATGAGGTATTGCACTCATTAGAAGATGGGGGCTTACAGTAAATGACTCTTGCTTGTTAAAAACTGTGCAAATTAAacttttctgtttctttgcTAAAGATTGTTGGCAACAAGATCCACACAAGCGGCCATCTTTTCAGGGAATTCTTGAAGATCTGGAGGAAATTTCCGATTCATCTTTTGCACAAGATGACCAAAATTCCTTCCGTACTTTACAGGATGGCTGGCAAACAGAAATTGAACAGATATTTGTTGAACTAcgacaaaaagaaaaggtagGCCATTTGAGATATGCTTCTGATTGAACTGAAGGTTGCTTTCTTGGGCTGCAAAACTTCCCTTACTCTCTGTTTCAGTGTCCCAGCTATGGGTTAACTTCTGCTGACTTTATGATAATCTCAgggaaaacaaagaagtgaaaaaaaaacaatcgcACGGTACCGTATGGGCTAGAAAATGTGTAACACTGAAATGCATAACATTATATGAACATTTCAGGAGCTGTCTTCAAGAGAGGATGAATTGCGACAAATTCAAATGGCACAAGAAGTTCATGCAGAAAGTttgaaaaagagagaagaagAGCTGGCTCAAAGAGAGATGCTTCTACTAGGACGAGAAATAAGCATGCTTATTCAGGTttgaacaattatttgaaaatcgTTCTGCCCTTTTTGTTAACTTAAGTTTTCATTAATTAATCCATTTTCAATGCGGTTGTGCCTTCCTCAAGGAGATCAGGAAATTGGAGGCTGTGTTTGCTCACAGTTTTTGTAGACGTTGTCTaatattgattgttttctgTGTTATGTCacagcaacaaaaattaatgaaaccaTCGcccaagaaaaggaaaggacaTTTCTTCAAACTTAGGTTTGGCAGTGGAAGAAAGATCAGTGCACCAACTGGTGAGACAGtgataaatatttattttttgtaatttcatttGTTGGTATCCGCATCAATTATTATTCATGTGCATTAAATTAAGTTAGTGCAAGGGTCAAAGGAAACGAGAGTTCCCGTGTATTTGCAGAATTTAAATTCTGTTTGTTAACTGATCGGATAGGTGACTATTTGCTGTATTCCCTGGAGAGTAATGCTGGTATGGTTACCCCCTCCCCACCCCTCGCCTCTTTATTTGCATGCGGTCTGTGTGAACTTGGTATCAATGAAGTTGAACGAAGCTGACGTATCAGGGCCTGGCCCTTCGTTAAAGGGCCAACCACTTCCCCTGTGCGATGccacagtttcttgagaaactcCACCCATCATTCAAAAGACTTCGTTGTCCTTCACGGAGTATTACTGATTTTGATGcactttttttgggccatttttcTTTGGGCCTCGAGTGAGTAGACATTTGGTTGTGGAAAACTATATTTATCGACAACTTAATGTGGTCGACAACTGAAAAACGCAGTCTGTGAAACGAGTTGTTGACAACTAAACGCTTAGTTTTACTTCgcgtttcatttcatttttcacttttcagGTTTCCAGCATAGATTTACCATTACTTCAGATATATTTGATTCCAACACGTCACTCGATGGCACTGCTGTCGTTGGACCTCCATCACCCGCCGTGCATCAGCGCTTCCGAGTTCTGTCATGTAAGctaaataaattatatacattgtctacaaacattttttatttgACATCACGACAGACTATTTTGTGCCCATGTTGCAAAATTAGAAACTAACTTTTGGAAGCACTCGCTAACCGGCAGAGTAACGTCGGTGCTGATTTTACTCGCCACATACACTGTTATTCGTCACAATTTCCCCCCTCCCTTTCCGATTAAACAAAGTAATTCATTTGATAAATTTACCCCTCAATCCTTGCTTTGCGATTAAAATTCTCCTTAAGTGGAAAATCGCCGTCAGTTTCAGATCTTGTTCTTGGCGGCGAGGGTGGGTTTGTAGGTACTTCATGTAATTATTACTTAAAGAGAGGAACCGTATGTTAATGATGTGGAAAATATGTGTATGTTTGAAGCCTTCAGAGTGCGAAAGAGTAGTGGTATGTTTAAATTATgttttgtcaaaaaaatcaaTCTATGACAGTTCAATGTTTGGTTTATTTCCTGAAGATGAAAATTCAACTCGCCAAATCGGACGAGTGACCTTCGATTTTCACTCGCCCGCAGTTTTGCCACTTGCGTTGGAAAATCCTGATGTGGTTTTCATATCGTCAGATGGCAAACTTACGTTAGTTATTTTGCACGCGCTGGGGAAGAAATAGAACAAAATGCGTGCAGCACGTAATTGCACGGTTTCTTGAGTTGCGTTTTTCCGTTGTTGTTGTCCTCTTTCAGAAGCCTCCCTGTTTATAAAAACTCTTGCGCTCTGTTTTCTCACTCTCTTCAACTTTCCTTCGGGTGTGTGTCGTGAGCGTGAGTCGTAGGTATCTTGAAGTTCAGTGGCAGAACGAGGCCCGACTCTTTGTTTCGAGATCTCGGATTATGTCCGAGTTTGCCCGAGTCATCCTCGACAAATCCAACTCCGCAATGAGCCGTTTACGAGTTCTTCTCGGCTTCTATTTCAAAGCGAATCTAAGTGCGAAGCCTTTGTTACGGATATCGGTTTCATTCGTATTGAAAGAAGAATTGATTACTGAAACAAAACTTACGCACCGAgactttctttgaaaaagagTCTGAGGGCAACTCAGAAATGctctattcttggttttcactcaggtgatgagacggccatgttggtgtagaaaacaatggcaaaatgtcgctcaagtttgcataataatagaatcaaattcccaaaatacttttttcgctataggtggtttgcaaccaatctatagggacacagataacaatgctgcaatgtaaaATTggtggtggacgaacaaaaggagctaataagaaatcttttgttttcgtccaccaacatggtgGCTATGAcctaacgtgaaaaccacctattgttctggccccagttgttcaaaaggtggataacgctacccaccggataaatcactatccattggatattgcaattggtttcgctattacttatccagtggatagcgatttatccggtggatagcgctctccatcgtttgaacaactggggcctgtaCTCCAActtggccgccgtgacgtcaccaagtattgttctgtacaccaacatggccgcgtgaaaaccgagaattgaCCCTGGTCGTTGATTTCTTTACAGTCGACGACAGTCGCGAGATCCCAGATGCCGTTCCTATAAGCCCACCAGAAAAGAACAAGAAGATACGGACGTGGGGCCCGAGCTCAGTACATCAGCGAGACAGAGACAAAAGCAGGCGAAGCAAAGCAAGGGACAGCTTCTTAGCCGAAAGGTCCAACTCAGTCCCAAACTTGAACACGGCAGTCAATCAAAACACAGGTAATGTAGGACGAATGAGGAGTCGCCTTGTCCCCCGATAGTGACGTCGGCTTGTTGAGACGTCACAAACTCACACCAGTCTTTCTGTTCTGGAAGATCAGAATCCGTTAACGAAGGAGAAATATTTGTTTGAAATTTGGTTGTCCGGGTGAAAGTGAAGACATTGGAAGTACAGTCATCTCATCAAAGTCGAGACACTTGACATAGATTGATTATTTGGGATTGATTGGGCTTTACGGAGGGGAGGGGTGGTGTTAAAGTAAGTTGTGTTCCGAGGTCCACCAGTAAGcgtcaaatttggtcatttcacgtcgcttTCCAAAGTAACGAAATGTAATTGAAGAACACGGATTTTCTgccggttttttccttttccactGCATTATGATTTGGTAGAGAATTTATTGAACGTCCAACTATCAAAGGAACCTTTTAATTTATGTACTTCATTGTTTCTCGTTTCTCTTGTTTTACCATTGCGTCTTTAATATCCAGTGTTTTCTTTCAGGTGTTCCTGGTAAAGACGCAACGGTCAGCAGCCCCGTTCAAAGCTCTAAAGCTTCAGTGAAGGCGAAGTCTAAACAACAAGCGAAGATAGCAATATGCAATGTAGGAATCATGGTAGCAGCCGTGGCATTAGGAGCAAATTTGAGACATTTTTCAAAGGATTTTCGCCCAGAATTTAAGAGATTGTCGTCAAAAACGGAGAAAAACAAGAGTCCGAATTCTCGACGCCATAACGACGTGGGAAGCAATCGTCGATCGTGGTTTAGTCCACTTTCGAATGAAGACGCAGTTGTACATACGAATTTTACCACGCCAATGTCGAGCCCGCGGGATCAGAATGTGACGGGTTTGGGCCCCAACAAGCGACCGCTTTCCACCCCGGTTCTGTTAAAAGCGACTTTCTTTCGGGAAAGCGAAGATCCTACGACATTTATCGAACCGGGTTGTGTACGAGGACGATCTTCGTCTACCACCTCTCCTCCTGTCTCACCCGATCCTAATGATCAGGAGCTTATCGATTTAAGAACAGACAGGCTCGATCGGAGGTCACGATCTATGGACTACTCTGAGCTCAATAGGATTAGTTGTTCAAGTGTCGGTTTTGCGAACTCTTCCGATGATTTGTCGACCGCGACAGTGTTGGAAATCAAACCGGATATGGTTGACTTGGACATTTGCAAAATTCCGCCTCCACCTTCCCCTACCCGGGGAGCAAGTTCTCCTCGACCGAATTCGATTAATGTGGAAACGTCTCCCGCGGCAAAGTTTAGCTTTCAGGAAGTGGAATCCCAAGGGGTCGCTAGACCTCGGCCCAGGCCGTGGCAGGACAGCCTTAGTCCGTCACCATCATCGTCAGATCAAAGTCCAACAAGTGAACAAGACGCGTTGACACTTCTAGACATCAACATGGAAGGAGAAACACGGGACAAAACGCAACCACTACTTAAATCGGACGCAGTTATTCAAGTGCCAACGTTTCAGGAACTCGAGAGAGAATTTTGTAATAGATGATTGTCTTTAGACTTTGTCTTCTGCCGTTGCGTACTTCGGTATTTATTTCGCTCAAGTTGTCTTTTTAGTTCCGTGAACGAAAAAGGTTAAATCACACTTCGTAAATAATCAATAACGAAGATATTGAGAAGAAGCAGAGTTCTAGTTGTTCAAATGGCCTTTTCTAGAACTACTAGGAATGCAAGAAAATGAGATGAAAAAAGATTCTGATACACATCACTAAGTGCCTACAATCTGTGCTTGTCAAGTAAACAGAAGCAGTTGTGATAAGCCTGATCCAAGAATATCACCAATGCTCTTAAATAGGTATTTAAAGCTTGGGCGTCTTGGGACACTTCGTAGAGTTCGTCAAATTTGCGCGAGTATGTAATTTTGTGCATTTCTCGACTGTGAGGTTGACCCACAATTTTCGTCTCGGGAAGTAATAGCAGTGTGGACTCAAAACAATAATTCGCCATGTATATCACAGACGTACTGTATTTGAGCTTTGAATTGAGTGTTTTACTCGCGAGATAAAAGTAAAGAACACCGCATTTTCAAGAAAATGCTTCTACTTCCATAGTAAAATTGTTCAATCGTATGACACAAATTAATTTAACGGTCGCTATGGcattttcaaatcatttttatcACCCTTTTACGGATCATAGTTTATTGAAATGTAGAGAAGATCGGAAAATTGACTGTAGCCTATTTGTACTTAGGCGCAAATAATGATCCTTCATATGACG
This genomic window from Acropora muricata isolate sample 2 chromosome 2, ASM3666990v1, whole genome shotgun sequence contains:
- the LOC136891365 gene encoding mitogen-activated protein kinase kinase kinase 10-like; the protein is MQMPSITEFQSEEMETFSGKTSSLTKLLTGEFCTALYDYDAVDDDELTFRASDRIEVLSKEAEVSGDEGWWVGRVEGQDRIGLFPSNYIYITDSDDKRASLSEPLEVDFEEISLIDIIGVGAFGKVYRAVWREDEVAVKVARTENYQDSSEIIEDVKKEAKLFSIFKHRNIVGLFGVCLKPPNLCLILEYARGGALSRVLSTHGRTIPPSVLLDWAIQIARGMYYLHNDAPLSIIHRDLKSGNILLLKKVEEGEFENVLKITDFGLAREIVTTTRMSAAGTYAWMAPEVIRTNTFSKASDVWSFGVVLWELLTGQVPYRDVEPLAVAYGVAMNSLTLPIPSTCPDFFSGLMKDCWQQDPHKRPSFQGILEDLEEISDSSFAQDDQNSFRTLQDGWQTEIEQIFVELRQKEKELSSREDELRQIQMAQEVHAESLKKREEELAQREMLLLGREISMLIQQQKLMKPSPKKRKGHFFKLRFGSGRKISAPTGFQHRFTITSDIFDSNTSLDGTAVVGPPSPAVHQRFRVLSFDDSREIPDAVPISPPEKNKKIRTWGPSSVHQRDRDKSRRSKARDSFLAERSNSVPNLNTAVNQNTGVPGKDATVSSPVQSSKASVKAKSKQQAKIAICNVGIMVAAVALGANLRHFSKDFRPEFKRLSSKTEKNKSPNSRRHNDVGSNRRSWFSPLSNEDAVVHTNFTTPMSSPRDQNVTGLGPNKRPLSTPVLLKATFFRESEDPTTFIEPGCVRGRSSSTTSPPVSPDPNDQELIDLRTDRLDRRSRSMDYSELNRISCSSVGFANSSDDLSTATVLEIKPDMVDLDICKIPPPPSPTRGASSPRPNSINVETSPAAKFSFQEVESQGVARPRPRPWQDSLSPSPSSSDQSPTSEQDALTLLDINMEGETRDKTQPLLKSDAVIQVPTFQELEREFCNR